The following nucleotide sequence is from Longimicrobium sp..
GTGGTCGGCGCCGGCATCGCGGGGATGAGCGTCGCGTACCATCTCGCCAAGGCTGGGCGGCAGGTCGTCGTTCTCGACGACAACGCCGTGGGGGGCGGCGAGAGCGGGCAGACCACGGCCCACCTCACCAGCGCCATGGACGACTACTTCCAGGTGCTCGAGAAGGTGCACGGGAAGGACGGTGCCCGCATCGCCTACGAGAGCCACCAGGGCGCCGTCGACGCCATCGAGCGCATCTGCCGCGACGAGGCGATCGAGTGCGACTTCTTCCGCGTCGACGGCTACTGGGTGCTGGGCCCGGACCGCGACGTCTCGTTCCTGGAGAAGGAGCGCGACGCCGCCACCCGCGCCGGCGCGCAGGGGCTGGAGATCGTGGACTCTCTTCCCCCGGGCACCTTCTCGAGCGGGCCCGCGCTGCGCTATCCCGACCAGGGCCAGTTCCACGTCCTGAAATACCTCGAGGGGCTGACGACCGCCGTGCAGGCCGCCGGCGGACGCATCCACACAGGCAACCACGTCTCCGGCATCGAGGGCGGCGCGCGGCCGAAGGTGAGCGGCGAGGGGTTCAGCGTCACCGCGGCGGTGGTGGTCGTCTGCACCAATTCGCCCATCAACGACCGCTTCGCCATCCACACCAAGCAGGCGCCGTATCGCACCTTCGTGGTCGCCGGGCGCGTCCCCGCCGGGTCGGTGCCGCGCATCCTGATCTGGGACACGCTGGATCCCTATCACTACATCCGCACGCAGCCCATCGACGGCGACCCCGCGCACGAGTGGCTCATCGTGGGCGGCGAGGACCACAAGACCGGCCACCACGACGACGCGGCCCAGCGCTACGCCCGCATCGAGGCGTGGACGCGCGAGCGCTTCCGGGTGGAGAGCTTCGATCACCACTGGTCCGGCCAGGTGCTGGAGCCGGTCGACTACATGGGCTTCATCGGGCGCGATCCCACGCAGGAGAACGTCTACATCGCCACCGGCGACTCGGGGCAGGGGATGACGCACGGCACGATCGCCGGACTCCTCATCTCCGACCTGGTCCTCGGCCGGCCCAACCCATGGGAGAAGCTGTACGATCCCAGCCGGAAGACGCTGTCGTTCGACTCCGCCAAGCAGTTCCTGGAGGAGAACCTCGACGTGGGGATCAAGCTCACCGAGCTCCTCCCCACCGGCGGCGACGTGTCCACCGGCGCGGAGGTCCGCCCCGGCGAGGGCGCCATCCTCCAGCGCGGCGCCAGGAAGATCGCCGCGTACCGCGACGACGGCGGGCAACTGCACGAGCGGCTGGCCAACTGCACGCACCTGGGGTGCATCGTGCACTGGAACAGCGAGGAGAAGAGCTGGGACTGCCCCTGCCACGGCTC
It contains:
- a CDS encoding FAD-dependent oxidoreductase; protein product: MKSSERSQSVWESTNPQREFPRLDGDATADVVVVGAGIAGMSVAYHLAKAGRQVVVLDDNAVGGGESGQTTAHLTSAMDDYFQVLEKVHGKDGARIAYESHQGAVDAIERICRDEAIECDFFRVDGYWVLGPDRDVSFLEKERDAATRAGAQGLEIVDSLPPGTFSSGPALRYPDQGQFHVLKYLEGLTTAVQAAGGRIHTGNHVSGIEGGARPKVSGEGFSVTAAVVVVCTNSPINDRFAIHTKQAPYRTFVVAGRVPAGSVPRILIWDTLDPYHYIRTQPIDGDPAHEWLIVGGEDHKTGHHDDAAQRYARIEAWTRERFRVESFDHHWSGQVLEPVDYMGFIGRDPTQENVYIATGDSGQGMTHGTIAGLLISDLVLGRPNPWEKLYDPSRKTLSFDSAKQFLEENLDVGIKLTELLPTGGDVSTGAEVRPGEGAILQRGARKIAAYRDDGGQLHERLANCTHLGCIVHWNSEEKSWDCPCHGSRFSPTGDEVLNGPALTGLKPLEGEG